In Lactuca sativa cultivar Salinas chromosome 5, Lsat_Salinas_v11, whole genome shotgun sequence, the DNA window AATATAGAGTAATGAGTATAATCAaagtaaagacaataaatgaacaagTAGAATGTTTGAAAGAGTTTTGATTTGAGAGAAAGATGCAAGTGAAGTAAATTCAAATACATCTATCTTGGAGCAACAATCTGTCTCATTGTTCTTATCATTAAATACTCCTTATATAGCAAAAGGAGAAACACATTACAAACCGGAAAACATACAAAGGACCGGACAATGTCACTACTTCTGACATTCTGATTATCCAAATAAATAAAAAGAGTAGGTCCTAAGTAACGTTACATCACAGAAAAGACAAGAACAATTAATGCATAGAAGAATAAACTGTTTCAGACTCATACTCCATTTCGAAACATCTTTTCTTCTAACATACTCTCTACTTCGGACACAATCTTCACATCTGACCACACAGTGACTTCGGACCAGATTCCACTTCCGACCTAAGACTGACTTCGGATCTTCTTTGTGTGATTGCTAGAGATTCACTTttaggttccaacaatctccccctaagtgaacttagggggtgtttggcttagcttttaaaagctcaaaagatcttttccaaaaagttacaaaaagtcaggatttcctgacttttccaaaaatatgttttttcttgtattaaaactccaaaagttcctagtttgccaaacatctttttgttttttttcttttacaaaaaggacttttggttgtgaaaagctaagccaaacacccccttagcaATCATGTCAGCTTAGTTTGCTTCTTCCTTGATGAAAATGTATGCTTTGTACAACCAATCTCTAACCTCAATGTGCCATTGCAATTGACTCACAAACTTTGCCTTGACATGTTCAGGGGCATTGGACTTGGATGCACGACTGATGAATTTCTGAAGAGCTTTGGTTGGAACTAGATGTTTGTCAAGGACTCAGAATAAGTCCTTCTTGTTTGTCTTCTTTTGCTTGTAGACAAACCCTAGTACCGACTCATCGATTGGCCCTTCAGCCAATAACTCAACTTCTGGTAGAACGAAGTCAATTTTAGCCAAGTAATTTTCGGTTCCGAACAAATGTGCCAGTTCATAGTCGCACCAGTAGAATTCAGCAACATAGTCTTTAAGGAAGCTTAAAGCAGCGTGGTAAGCTCCCATGCTGAGACTATCAACTTGATGACTCCAGAAATGTGTAGCAATAATTAGGATGTCATTTGGGTTGATTGCAGGAAATTCGGCGTCAGAGATAGTGCTTTGAGTTGGTATGTTCCGGAAGAAGTGAAATCGGAACAACACACAGTTAAGTTCGAACTTGGTCAGGATCTTCCTCCCAAACCCTGAGATCTTGGTTATCCTTTTTCTAGACCACACTTCTTTTTGGGGAAGTGTATTCTTGGAGTAAAAGGTCTTCAATCTTTCACGTTCAGTCCGGATGATCAATTGTGGATCATCCggacacatcaaattttttaaaatcaatCATGTTCGCAACtacttcacttgacacatcaaattttttaaaatcaaaatctgCAGTTACAAATTTGCTTTTTAATGTGTCAGGCTCAGCAGTTAATTCAACAAGTTGTTTCTTAACATAgttataattttcacatttattgctATAATATTCCTAAAACTTCCTAAAGTCTttagtttttgcttctaattcaaccTTCAGGgatttctgtcctttcctaagttgatatccttcgtattttaggtccccgacttccctttttagcaaatcattatgttcacgaagaagtttaatcgtagcttcacttgattgagagcatgaaacttcattgaccgggatgtttgcagaactcattgtttttccacacttcaaagcgtcaagttcttcaattacaacagcaagactaagacgattgagatcttttgtcttcttgatgacatccacgttcatatcccatgatttcgaaagtgaatttagcagctttttgtttatctcagatttagtcaagaagatcccaactatattaatctcagtagtaagtgtagtaaatcgctgcaactgagcttccaggatttctccagggatataattgaacatgttgaacttttgtcttaacatatcctgacgactctctttcatgtctttaaTTCCCTCATAAAtttcaaaaaccattaaaagcacaactaaaagtcaaaatcaaacttaaaagtcaaacttaaataaaaggccctttgactataaacctcaaagctaaatttgaaaatttaaaagttaaacgagaaagtcaaagtttaaagtcaaaggtcaagttttaaaagtcaaattcaaaattttaagtaaaaagacaaaatttaaaaactatttttttggttgaaaatgtaatttaaaaagaaaaaaaatgattttgggttgaaaatgtaaaaaaTGCGAAACCGGAACCGAGAGAAGAACGCCTTTTGAATTAAAAAACGAAGGGATTTATCATCCAGCTAGCTAGAGGAGTTGGTTAAGGCGCTTGGTTTATGAACCAGAGGTCCCGGATTCGATACCCGGCACCCTCAATTCTGTTTCCTATTTTTTAGATGTGAAGGCGAGGCTGCTGCTCGCGAGGACGAGGTGTGAGGCACGAGACCGAGGCTGCTCAACGAGAAGGCGTGCGAGGTGCAAGGTGCTGGACCACAAACTCCGAGGACCGCAAACTCGGACCGTACACGTGCGAGGGCCGTAATCTCGGACCGCAAACTCCGAGGCCGTAAACTCGGGCCGTAAACTTCGGAAACCCTTTCTGCCGGCCATAAAcgccgccaccccctcgctgGTTATGACCAAAAGCAAcgatttttgctccaaaactcatttttatgaaaaacgcgatgaacaaaccccccttattttgccacgatctatccaaaaacgcaagaatctttcaaaaataagatcaaataaggtcaagatctgacaaaattgactgatacaatccaagctctgataccacttgtaagtccccaaatatgcttgtgtatcaatcagatccaattggtgcgaaatcccaatcaattggatgatgtcagatcaaatagaagagaaggagaagaagaataatattgaactaaactaaaaatagaaaaataaagatACCATAGAATTTGGTCAACATCAGTCAACATGGTCATAATTAGTCTTTCATGGACCCTACGCATCTTCAAAATGTTCCCCGCTTTAGATCCATAAACCACATTCTCAACCACTTGATAGGCAAATAGATCACGGTTGGATGTAGTCTCGGTGTGCAAGACAAAGGAAACAGATGATGCACCCAGTGGGGGCACTTTAAATCACCAATGCAGATCATAATGCATGAAGGAAAGGCGCCTCTTCACACACTATGATTCCTTGTACTGTCCTTTACAGTCTACCGTCTCATCGTCGGGGCATTttctcaccaaaaatcaaaaataaaacaaaataataaaaattatacttaacctaaatctaaacctaacaacctaaatcttcaatcttgaactTTTTATTTGGTCTTTAGTCTTCTTTGCTCCTTGATTTTTCTTTAGAGAAGTCTTGAATTTGGAGTCTTGttctttttgtttttctctttttcttcatttttcttgtctttgtttttgttgtttttcttGAATAATCTTTTATCGTATCTTATTGTcttcattttttgtttttcaattttcttcaattttttttcttcttgtctttcttctttgaaGGTCTAAGGAATATCACCATGTAACATATGACTCCAATGATGAAAATGGAGTAATATATAGCGGCTTAACACGAACACCAAATAATCATTGACAATGTGTCAATATCTACTAAAAAGGGAGGGATATGACTCAAAAAATGGGTGTTACCGAAAAACTTGATCCCAAAAGATGTGAATTGGGGGACCTACTTCAAAGTTCATCAATCACCTTAATGTAGGGTGTGATAAATAAAATCTATTTAACTATCAATTCTAGACCCCTAGAAAAATGTTGACCTATCCTAAAAACGTGGTGAGAATCTAACTAAGCAAGGATCGGACGAGACTCGGGAGTACCAAGGGGTACTCCCCCCAAAACTAATATGCGAGTCTTTAATGTCTTCAAAATACTATACCGGGCTAATCTTTGCTCGCACACATTGGCATGACCAACCACATCCCTCTGCACCTAGACCCAATCAAGCTACCTGCATCTGACCCCCACACAAGCGGTCTCAAAGTGATCTGGGATGCTCAAAGCGTGTCCCATTTATCAAATACAAGGAATTCCATATCAAGACCCGGGACCAATCtatgattcaatacttatgactcaGCGCTATGGTACATGTAGGGATGGGAAGACCAGAGAGAACAAAAATGCATAAACTTAAACTAGAATGCATCTAAAAAGAATGAAAATTAGAAAAGAACGAAAGAAAATATgcaatatttttgaaatttttatgcAAATTTTTTATGAATGACCTAAATGACTTACTCTAAATGCAACAATATACAACCTAAATgtaatcaaaaaaataaaagataaagagtacctcaccccaagcttaaaattaagcactgtcctcaatgcttaggatGAGAGTAAGGAAGGATCGTACTGGGATCAAGGTAGAGGAGGCCCGCAAGGACGGTACGGAAGCAAAACATGGGTCGTATAATGATGTGTGGGTGGAGTTCTTGGCCGCCTAAATACACATGGATGAAAGCATGGTCGCACAAAGGAAGCACATGCAATGACTCAAAATTTTCTTATGAAGTGGCATATTTGCGCGGGTACCCTCGCAAACTTTGCGCGGGTGGGGGGCAGTCGTGCGCACACATCAGAATACATCCCAGGTTGAGGTAATTTTTGAGCTCGGATTTGCGCGACTAGGGTTGGGTCGCGCAAGGGTTGCAAGGGTGGCAGTCGGTCGCGCAAAAATTTGCGCGGGTGAGGAACCAGTCACGCGCAGACATCAAAATGCATCCCATGTGGGGGTAATTTGGAACTCGGAATCTGCGCGGCTGAGGGTCGGTCGCGCAACGGCTGCGCGGGCACCCAcgcaaatttcaaatttttagcATTTTTCAAACTTCACCAAGATCATTGCAGGACTTCCATATGCTTATTTTAAGACCAACTTCAAGCTTAGAAACACCCAAAACTTCAAGTGGAGATTATTTATTTACAATGCGTTTATTTAACGTCTTTGCCAAGACATAGCTCCGCTTCCGTCTACCTTCGTAATTCAGATTTTCCAATGTTATGTTGTCAAATTCTCCTGTGTCAAAGCCTTCATAAAATGGTTTCAAGCAATGCCCATTCActttgaatatttgatttgtttccAAACTCTTAATTTCAACCGCACCGTGATCAAAAACTTTTATAACAATAAAAGGTCCGTGCCATCGAGATCGCAACTTTCCCGGGAATAGCTTAAAGCGTGAATGATAAAGAAGAACTTTTTGACTCGAAATAAAGTGTTTTTGGGTTATGTTCTTGTCATGAAATGCCTTTTTCTTCTCTTTGCACCTTTTGAACCTTTTAATTATCTTCTTCTTGATCACTTCCATCATTTGATGATTCAATCTTCTTTGAGCTTCCCTCTTAGGCTTACAATCATCTGCCATGAGTATCTTGTTTGTGCATACATTAGGGCTTATCTCgtttattggctcaatcacaTCAACCCGATACAATGGAGAAATGTTGCTAGGGTATCTCATTGCTTCAAAGatgttgaagtgaatggtttCTCCATCAAACTCCATAGTTATCTTTCCTTTATGGACATCAATGATTGTGTGAGAGGTATGCATGAAAGGTCTTCCAAGGAGGATCATAAATGATTTGGAAGGACtcttctcttcaagatcaatgacataaaaatccgccggaaaaacaagttgattaacttgtactaacacatcctccaacactccttttggagacacacttgacttGTCTGCTAATTGAATGATTACTCCAGTTTCTTCCAAAGGTCCAACATTGAGAGATTTAAAAATCGAATATGGCATCACATTGATCGAGGCTCCAAGATCTAACATGACACTTTCGACATGCAAATCACCAATGGTACAAGGGATAGAAAATATTCCCGGATCCTTGCATTTGGGAGGTAACTTCTTTTGGATAACCGCAGACACATTTGCATTGAATTGAATCTTTTCATTTGCCTTGAATTTTCTCTTCTTGGTGCATAAATCATTGAGGAATTTTGCATAACTTGGAATTTGCTTAATAGCATTCAATAGTGGAATGTTGATTTGGACTTTGCGAAAAGTTTCAAATAATTCATTTTCTTCCTCTATCTTCTTGGAAAAGGCTAACCGGGAAGGGAAAGGTGGTGGTATGACCAATGGCTTTATGGTATTGATGGAAGATTCGGGTTGACCAATGTTTGGAACAACCAGTTCCTTTGGAGGTACTACTTTTGAAGGATCAACAATGATGACTTCATCTTCTTTTtctcttgaaactcttttaggGTTGCTTTCTCCAAGTGTTTTCCCACTTCTCAAAGTTATTGCACTCACATTGGGGCTCTTCTCGGTTTGAGATGGAAGTTTTCCCCTTTGTTCCATCTTGTTGAGAGCGGTAGCCAAGTCTCCAATTTGTGCTTGAATGTTGGAGAAGGTGTTCTTGGTCTCTTGTTGAAATTGGCTTTGGCTTTGAGCAAGAGAAGTAACGAGTTCTTGAAGGCTTATTTGACGGTTACCACTTGATTGGCCTTGTTTTGGAGGTTGTTGGTAATTTGGAGGGTTAAAAGAAGTGTGTGGATATGGAGGTTTTTGAGAGGGGTATTGTGGATGTTGAGGTCTCATCAAAATGTTTGGTGGATTTTGCTTTGGTGGGTATGGGTTGTTTGGGTTATTCCTCCAATTTGGGttgaaattgttttcaaatcccaTGGGTCTTGGTTGACCTTAATATCCTCCCATTACACTCACATCTTCCGGTTCATTACTAAGTGAGGGACACTTATCTGTATAATGCCCCGTCATTGTACAAATGCCGCATACCATCAATTGTTGACCActtcccaccaccatttgactTAGCACATTAGTCAAATCTAAGAGCTTTGATTCCAAGTGTTGAGTGTTGCTAACTTCACCAACCACTTGTGGAAAACTTCTCTTCATTTCATTTCGAGTCCCAAAGTtcctttgattttgagaaatggtGCCAAAAAGTGATCAGATTTTGTGAGGTGTCTTGTTGAAGAAgtcaccaccacttgaagcatcaatcatccttcgatctttttcattcataccctcataaaattgttgaagaagtaGTTGTTCGGGTATGTTGTGTTGAGGACAACTTGTACATAAGTTGTTGAAtcgctcccaaaaatcatgaaaagtctcattctccccttgacgaatccccaaaatgtcacttctTTGACTAGATATCCGGGAGGTGGGATAGAACTTGCTATTGAAGGCTTTTAGTAACTCTTCCCATGAGTGAATAGATCCCGATGGTAAGTTGAATAACCACTCTCTAGCTTTATCTTCCAAGGTGAGCGATAAGGCGGTTAACTTGAAGTCATCCAATGTCACATTTTCGagcaacatgctaacacatatcatatgaaaAGACTTCAAATGCTTTTGAGGATCTTCTCTATCCAATCCATGGAACTTGGTAAGTTGATGTatgaaacttgacttcaattcaatTCCTCGGCGGTTTGCGGGATAAACAATAGCAAGAGGTGTATGAGTAACATCCGTCTCCATCATTTGTCTAAGTGTCAACTCTTGAGGGGGGTTGGGTGGAAAGGGGTGATTGGGATATTGTTGCATGTAATTAGGTGGTTGTTGGTAAGGTGGATATGGGTATTGTTGGGGATTGTAGATTGGTGGTAGATAAGGTTGGTAGTTAGGGTATTGGTTGTAAGGAGGTTGTTGTTATGGGTACATTGGGTTTTGGTACATTAGAGGGtgttggtaattgggttgatttgggtaatgtacttgttgaacttgaaaagcattgtgttgaggttggttgttttggtggaagTGCTGGTTttgtggttgtggtggtggttgaTAATTGGGTTGGTTTTGAGGAGGGGCTTGATTCCAAGGTGGCATATCAATCAGAGGTTCTTGTGGTTGTTGTCTTGGTTGATGGGGTGGGGTATTAGCATCTTGATTATTTGTGTTTGGGTTGGgattgtgaggtggagtgtgattcaTGGCTATGTAGTTTTCAAAAGGAATGTCTTCAAAGGATTGACCAACAATTGGAGAATTTGGCTCGGTGTCGGTATCACTTGAGgtatgaacttgatcttctatgttgattagtggagaagaggaagaagtttGAATGAGTTGTTATTGCTTTGCTTGTTTGGCTAGctttttcaacctttttgcttctttttcaatttccggattgtagagtagttcaccggttcttgtagacctaggcataaacaatcaaataacaataaccaatttcCCCGCAAGTGATATCCAGCCTAGTTGGGTTGATGCACCGGGTTTTATACTCATGTGGGGCGTGAGGTCGGGAGTTCTAGTCCCTTATACTACCTCTTGTGGTGCCACATATGGGGAATTTTTCCCTGGAAATCCCTATGGGGGCTGGGTTTGCCCTGTAAAGGAGCTCGAACCCGGGGTGCTCGTTGAAATATTGCGAGTAGGCTCCACTTAATTCGTTTGCCGTTCCCAAAAAAACCaatttccccggcaacggcgccaaaacttgatgggatgtcaagcccaccaagcaaattacaccattttttttgcaaataaaacgtaatataatggtaaaaaggcgTATCGATcatcggggaaatggttgtattcaatcaccaatgcaatctaaaagaactattgtaaataaactaactaactacaattaaactaaagaggggggggggggggtgtttgattacttgaaaactaaaagactttaATAACTAAAAACTTGCAATTAATCAAGAaagtgagatgctcaaatattggagagagttggttaactaaggcaattcaacacaatgaacatttgtgtgtttatcattaggattcaacatgaagcttatcattcatcccaaattggttatagcaatcatgaagcatgatatgccaagattcctcttaggtagtatggaggttggggaagccgacaacacaccttcttaatcaagaTCAAGGGTTTAATTGAAAcaattgaacccaagaagttAATTAGCCTTAAGAAAGAAGGAATCcctaattcctagaggatgtcaatgcttacacatccataaaggagctatgattcataaactagagatgatttttaccatcataaagcccttgttctaagttaattcaatgattcaatgcaaaaccaaagaaataaactaGCAATAGCTCATTCAAgtgccaagctcatgatcaaagcatttaacaagcataagaaatatgatctagaaccataaacataagataattgATAATCTAACATGAATCCTtaaaaaacccacaaacattcaaaggTTTTAACCAAAGTTAACCAATATAGAgaaattagccactcatggcaacaaaataacaatcacaaaagtctaat includes these proteins:
- the LOC111890746 gene encoding uncharacterized protein LOC111890746, which encodes MGFENNFNPNWRNNPNNPYPPKQNPPNILMRPQHPQYPSQKPPYPHTSFNPPNYQQPPKQGQSSGNRQISLQELVTSLAQSQSQFQQETKNTFSNIQAQIGDLATALNKMEQRGKLPSQTEKSPNVSAITLRSGKTLGESNPKRVSREKEDEVIIVDPSKVVPPKELVVPNIGQPESSINTIKPLVIPPPFPSRLAFSKKIEEENELFETFRKVQINIPLLNAIKQIPSYAKFLNDLCTKKRKFKANEKIQFNANVSAVIQKKLPPKCKDPGIFSIPCTIGDLHVESVMLDLGASINVMPYSIFKSLNVGPLEETGVIIQLADKSKKSPSKSFMILLGRPFMHTSHTIIDVHKGKITMEFDGETIHFNIFEAMRYPSNISPLYRVDVIEPINEISPNVCTNKILMADDCKPKREAQRRLNHQMMEVIKKKIIKRFKRCKEKKKAFHDKNITQKHFISSQKVLLYHSRFKLFPGKLRSRWHGPFIVIKVFDHGAVEIKSLETNQIFKVNGHCLKPFYEGFDTGEFDNITLENLNYEGRRKRSYVLAKTLNKRIVNK